The Gillisia sp. Hel_I_86 genome has a segment encoding these proteins:
- a CDS encoding acyl transferase, translating to MDPEKIFSISSEQAFKEIALEIFRFQYANNPVYRKFSDLLKIDPKRINRIEKIPFLPIGLFKSHTILSSEEPIQKTFTSSGTTGTKTSKHYVTDLAVYEQSFNLGFKKFYGDIEDYVVLALLPSYLERDGSSLIYMAQHLIEESAHPDSGFYLNNLAELKEKLISLDNKGQKVLLIGVSFALLDLVEDFQFKLKNTIVMETGGMKGRRKEMIREELHSILKKGFGVATIHSEYGMTELLSQAYSAGNGIFDCPPWMKILIRDPEDAQSFLENNSTGGINVIDLANINSCSFIATQDLGKKHANNSVGIMGRFDNSDIRGCNLMVL from the coding sequence TCTTCTGAACAAGCTTTCAAGGAAATTGCACTGGAAATTTTTAGATTTCAATATGCCAACAATCCGGTATATCGAAAGTTTTCAGATTTGTTAAAAATAGATCCGAAGCGGATAAACAGGATTGAAAAAATTCCTTTTTTACCTATAGGCCTTTTTAAGTCTCATACTATATTATCTTCTGAAGAACCTATCCAGAAAACATTTACTAGCAGTGGCACTACGGGTACTAAAACCAGTAAGCATTATGTGACAGATCTCGCGGTTTACGAGCAGAGTTTCAATCTAGGTTTTAAAAAGTTCTACGGGGATATTGAAGATTATGTGGTTTTAGCGCTCTTGCCTTCTTATCTGGAACGGGATGGTTCTTCTTTAATTTACATGGCGCAGCATTTAATTGAAGAAAGTGCACATCCGGATAGTGGATTCTATCTTAATAACCTTGCTGAATTAAAAGAAAAATTGATTTCCTTGGATAACAAAGGCCAAAAAGTGCTACTTATTGGGGTGTCTTTTGCCTTATTGGATCTTGTAGAAGACTTTCAGTTTAAACTGAAGAATACCATAGTTATGGAAACAGGCGGCATGAAAGGCAGGCGCAAAGAAATGATTAGGGAGGAACTGCATAGTATTCTAAAAAAGGGTTTTGGTGTAGCTACCATACATAGTGAATATGGAATGACAGAATTATTGTCACAGGCATATTCCGCAGGAAATGGGATTTTTGATTGCCCTCCTTGGATGAAAATCTTGATTCGGGATCCTGAAGATGCACAATCTTTTCTCGAAAATAATAGTACCGGCGGAATTAATGTGATAGATCTCGCAAATATTAATTCCTGCTCTTTTATTGCAACCCAAGATCTTGGTAAAAAGCACGCAAACAATTCGGTAGGAATTATGGGAAGGTTTGATAACAGCGATATACGCGGGTGCAACCTAATGGTACTTTAA
- the tyrS gene encoding tyrosine--tRNA ligase, with the protein MNFVEEITWRGMMHDMMPGTEEHLLEEMRAAYIGFDPTADSLHIGNLVPIMLLAHFQRCGHKPVALVGGATGMIGDPSGKSSERNLLDEATLRHNQECVRKQLSHFLDFSSGEKNEAILVNNYDWMKEFSFLDFIRDVGKHITVNYMMSKDSVKNRISGEDTEGMSFTEFTYQLVQGYDFVHLYRNQACTLQMGGSDQWGNITTGTELIRRIGNGKGFALTCPLITKSDGSKFGKSEGGNVWLDANRTSPYKFYQYWLNTSDEDAEKYIKIFTFLDQKTIEELIAEHSKEPHLRSLQKRLAEEVTITVHGEENFENAVKASNVLFGKSTAADFRSLNEATFLDIFEGVPQAEIERADIDAGLDMIAALAAKTGFLNSNGEARRALKENSISVNKEKVGEDYLISQSDLINNKYVIINKGKRNTYILRVV; encoded by the coding sequence ATGAATTTTGTTGAGGAAATTACCTGGAGAGGCATGATGCACGATATGATGCCCGGGACCGAAGAGCACTTGCTGGAAGAAATGCGTGCTGCATATATAGGTTTCGACCCAACTGCAGATTCCTTGCATATTGGGAACTTGGTACCCATTATGTTGTTGGCACATTTTCAGCGTTGTGGACATAAACCGGTAGCCTTGGTAGGTGGGGCAACAGGAATGATAGGGGATCCATCTGGGAAATCTAGCGAACGTAACCTTTTGGATGAAGCCACTTTAAGGCATAATCAAGAATGCGTGCGAAAACAACTTTCACATTTTCTGGATTTTTCTTCAGGAGAAAAAAATGAAGCGATTTTAGTGAACAATTACGACTGGATGAAAGAATTTTCTTTTCTGGATTTCATAAGGGATGTAGGCAAGCATATTACGGTAAATTATATGATGTCCAAAGATTCTGTGAAAAACAGGATTTCTGGAGAAGATACCGAAGGAATGTCTTTTACGGAGTTCACCTATCAATTGGTACAGGGTTACGATTTTGTTCATTTATATAGAAATCAGGCCTGCACCCTGCAAATGGGCGGAAGCGACCAGTGGGGAAATATCACGACCGGAACCGAGCTTATTAGAAGGATTGGAAACGGAAAAGGCTTTGCGCTTACCTGCCCTTTAATCACCAAGAGTGATGGTAGCAAGTTTGGTAAGAGTGAAGGTGGGAATGTATGGTTGGATGCAAATAGGACGTCTCCTTATAAATTTTACCAATATTGGTTAAATACCAGTGATGAAGATGCTGAAAAATATATCAAGATCTTTACATTTCTGGATCAAAAAACGATTGAGGAGCTAATAGCAGAACACTCAAAAGAGCCTCATTTAAGATCACTCCAAAAACGTTTGGCTGAAGAAGTAACGATTACGGTACATGGGGAAGAAAATTTTGAGAATGCGGTAAAAGCTTCAAATGTGCTCTTCGGAAAAAGTACTGCGGCCGATTTTAGAAGTTTAAACGAAGCTACCTTTTTGGATATTTTTGAAGGAGTACCGCAGGCAGAAATCGAACGAGCCGATATAGATGCCGGATTGGACATGATTGCCGCTTTAGCCGCTAAAACAGGATTTTTAAATTCCAATGGAGAGGCAAGAAGAGCTTTAAAAGAAAATTCTATCTCTGTAAATAAAGAAAAAGTGGGGGAGGATTACCTTATTTCTCAATCAGATCTTATAAATAACAAATATGTTATCATTAATAAAGGGAAGAGAAATACCTATATTTTAAGAGTGGTATAA